In Lycium barbarum isolate Lr01 chromosome 9, ASM1917538v2, whole genome shotgun sequence, the DNA window CAGTGATAGTTTGCTGGGAAATTTGGAAAGCAAGATGCACCAGAAATTTTGAGAATAAAAAGATCACTGCCtctaatattttttttcaatCTCTATTTCAGATCAAGGTGGCCTTTGGGAAAAAATTCAAATTTATAGACTACACCTGGAATTGGAGCAAAGTTTGTCTGATGGCAGAAAATTTCAAGGCAGTGATCACAAGCAAAATGATCAAATGGATCAAACCAGTAGGCAACGCTTGGAAGCTCAACACGGATGGAAGTTACATGAAGAATCATAACAAAGCCGGAGTTGGGGGTATTGTGAGAAACGGAATTGGAAATATGATTATGGCATTCTCCTATCCTATTCAATTCTGCACTAACAACTACAGTGAAGCAAAGGCTGCTTTAATAGGCATTTCTTGGTGTGTCAACCATCACTTTGAAGCTTTAGAAGTGGAACTAGACTCCATGATAGTGGTCCAATTGATCAATGGCATCATCAAACCTCCTTGGAAGCTTCAGGACATAATTGAAAAATTCAATCAAAAGCTCTACAGAGGAACATCACCTTCAAGCACTGTTACAGGGAAGCAAATGAAGTTGCGGACTCTCTAGCCAAACATGCTGCTCAAATTCAGGTTCCGATATTTTTTTTGCAAGAATGTGACCTGCCAAAAGTTATTAGAGGTCCCCTCAGGACGAATAAATTGGATTTCCCTTCTTTTCGGAGGAGAGTTAAGAAGAATGCTACTTGGCAATTTGATCCTCCTTGATAGTGTTATTCTCTAAAATGCATTAACTAATCACTGTTTCAATGCATTATGATTTCCTTGTAAGATCTGTTAGATCATCAAATTTCATAGGATAGGTTTGCTCTTGTCCTAAAAACATTAAGGAGGTAAGGCCTTATGTCCCCCTCTATTTAACTGTaactgttttttgttttttgaattcAATGGACGTGGTAGGGGTCTTGCCAAACCGCCCATCACCTGGGAAGTGAAAGCCCGGATGAATGgtttttggtaaaaaaaaaaaaaaaaaaaaaaaaaaaagaggaataaATTTACGACACTGAATATATACTACATGCTACTCTAAGGCTGATTTTCCTAAGGAAGTTCAGAATGTTCCAAGAAATTAAAGGGCTGTTTGTtgcatttttatatttaaatttataaTCCGCTTCGAAAGTACTGGTTCAGATGAATTTGATATTGGTACTCTGCATCTGCTCTCTATCGTCTATGTGAAAGACAAGGAACAAAACTCTTACTAGCCTAAACATATGGCACAAGAAGACACCTTCCGAAGTTTCTTTTTTCATGATGAGACTTTTAAAGGATAAATTTCGATAGTATTATCAGAAGCTTTGGGGTGTTTGGACCATCTAAATGTAGTTGTTGTTGATCACAAATTAAGACACTGGATCAAATTTTCTCTTATGGCTGTACTGCAAAACAGGTTTGTCTATCTTTTTGTGGTTCTTTTGGTGTAGCATATAGACCGGGCAATTGTGTAAAAAATTTATATACATAATTAATGTATAGAACTTAAactcaacaataataataatgttaTGTAATGTGGAACAGAGAGTCCGAGGCAATAAATACAACAGCAAAAATAACTCACTATGATTTCACTTAACAATTTGTGTGACAATTACATGTAAACGAAAAAGGacacatataaacttataagttCCCTGATATTGTTATCTAAACATGACATGATGACCATCCAGCCATAGTAAGTGAATCGACATTTCTGATACATTTAATCTTCTTCCAACAACAAAACTTATTACTACCTACTAAAACACACTAAACATATAAATAGCCAccctgattttttattttatttttgctgaAAGACGGAACTGTATAGCATGAAAAAGTAAGCGAAAAAGTAGCATGAATATTCTTCATAAATATTCCatagtaattaattaattagttgcAAGGCCATCCTCCAAAGCCACCACCTCTAGGATATCCACCATATCCACCTCTTGGATTACCGCCATTATATCCCCGGCCACCACCATATCCACCACCAAATCCACCACCAAATCCACCCCCAATACCACCACCATATCCGCCACCGTATCCACCACCAAATCCGCCACCACGGCCACCACCTAATCCTTGTCCTGGAAATCCTCCAAATCCGCCTCTTGGAAATCCTGGAAGTCCTACTCCTAGAAATTTGGCGTCATTTGCATCATTTTCCTGTCCTGCACATGTAATCATACATATGCGTGTTAGTAAGGGTGACAAATGGACGGTTTATGCTGAATTTGGATGGATCAAAATGACCTGACTTAATAAATGAATTATTACACTGAATTTTACTTAAATGAAATGGGTTGAGTAAATATGAATTAAACAATGGGTTATATCCAACCCACCCAACTCTTACCAAGTTTTAACTTTTTAAaatttgttttcttataatttttgTAATTACCGAACAAAACTATTAGAATGAAATTCTTCTTTATTGTAGATATTAAATAtcctctctgtcctaatttatgtgaagaGATCGAAATACTTAATTTAAGATGCGAATTTCAGTATagattcttcttttttttttttttttgaaatttacaCATTTGAAAATTACACGAAAAATATTATAAGACAACTTAGCTAACGATTCAAGATATTTAAAAAGAGGCTTGAGAAAATTACAATCAAAGAAAAAACGATTTGTTTCTTCAAACGGTTATACATTTACaaaatatgggacggagggagcgTACCGTAATCTAGGGGAGTGGTGGAGCTCTGAGCGAACTCCCTGGCGGCAACCTCTAAGGTTATCACGAGAAAAATAGTCAAAACAATTAGCAAAAATGCTTTTGATCCCATTTTTTTGTTGCTAGAAACTATATAGTAAGATATAACTACCActtgaattatgaaaattgtaaGAAGGATGAGGAAACTAGTGAACATTTTGCCTctatttatagcataatcataaacTTAATTGGGAGCTAAAATTGAAGATTGCATTAATGAAGTACCGGACTAGTTATTAATTAAGTTGGCAGATTGAGATATTATTTAGACTCGACTTTTCGATAAAGCACCAACAAAAAGATTTCTCCTAAATAACAATATGTAGCAGTTTTCCTTAGCTATGgcaaagtatatgtatatatcactTAGAATTGAACAGATCATGCTGTTTGCATCTACTATCTTGAAATCTTTCTGCAAGATACTCTAACCTAGCGTTTTGAGTTAAGCTATATCCAAAAATGTTACTAGTATGAGAAGCCGCCTGATGCTAGAATAATATTAAAGAATAGTCATTATTGAAACTATCATATGACCCTTTTAATCACATTTGATATATTGATTCAACATTATTCCAATTGTTAGGTAATTGACAGCTCTTCATTTCATTTCTTAATATGAATTTTTGAGCTTATCTTTCATAAGGTTGACACATTTTCCtagaatatataaaacaaatttcgCTACAAATATTAATGAAAATTATATGGAAGGTGAGAGTATCTTATTATTTTTGACCGTTTTTCTACAATTTTTCATTTGGCTGTCGCTCATATGGTTGTCAAATCGAGCTGATAAAATTCATAAAGAAGTCGAAGATCTGGTAGACGAAGGTAATTTTTCTTAGGGACTTTTACTCAATATTGTAATATTTAAAGAAAATAGGCATCCTTTGGCGAAACCTAACTTTGAACGCAGAGTCTTTGAATGAAGTTTTTATTGTTTGTATTTCGAAAAATGAAAAGTAttatataaattgagacagagggagtaatacttATTAACGGTCACTGTATCACAAGATTTTGGCATTACTAAAATCCAAAACGACATTCCAAAACTCTGGATCTAGAATTACAATGTAACGCATTCGAAAAATTCAAAGAATTTTGTATGCAAATGAAGAATATGAATGACAATGAGGGTGTTCGGTAGAAATTTTTTCATGTTCAATTGGTTtaaaattttggattttttttttttttaggagaacaagttccttaaaaatgtgGCAAAGGATGCATTCTACATTGATTGTGTCCTCCCACCATCCAACACGCCTCTTCTTCACCCCCACCCCCATAGCCCCCATCCCCAACTACCACGTACCCCTACGCCCACCTCACCTGCCGTAGTATTTATCTTgattatatacaaatgcttttagGATATATAATATTTTTGCTAACGTACCGAACACTAGAATAAGTAAGAAGCTAATCTCATGTTTTAGATTCAAATAGTTCAACTAAAGTTATAATTTCTTCTGTTTCAATTCCACTTAATTCTTCCAATTTCACTATTCCGATTTAGTTAAAGTGCAGCACTCTCATGTCTAAACAAAGCCCTAGAAAGGATATTGTCAACTTCAGAGGTTGATTCGGGATTTAAGCTCGATGAATTCAGTTTTTAAGATTGAGctcattttatttttaaaaattatggtTTCAGACCTATTATCTATTGCAATTTTAGTGAATTCTTATACTACGTAAATTTATGTTTTACATCGTAAGTATTGAGTTCAGATGAACTCATAGCTAAACAACTTCATTTGCCCCTGGCCAGGCCAATCACTAGTTGTCTGTTTGGAGTTCCAGTCACTTCTTTAATGtttcagttctttttttttttttttaattacaagtgcaaaaaaaacaaaaggatAAGCAGAGATACGGCATTATGTCTGATCATTACAATACTAAGACATCAGCCATTTAAGTATAGATTACATAATCAATCACGGTTATCATAGATAAACATCATAAAATTAAAGGTTTGAAGGAAGCAAGGAAAACTGTAATATAGACTTAAACACTTAAGCAAAGATCTCCAAATAAAAGTTTCCTGAGTCTAACAACCCACCATTAATTCCTATGCTTTTTTCCTGTCAAACATTGCCTCCTTGGCCAGTTGTCCTGCAACCTGTTCAACAGAATCGATGCAGTCTAGCATCATAGTTGTTTTTAACTTTTCAATATTTGTGTCATCTTGGCAGAAAGATCTCTTGTCCTGCCTCTCAAAGAAGAGCATAGAATTATCAGGAAAATTAGAGAATGTTATTAGCTCCTTACGATTAGGTTTCAAGAATGTCAGCTTGATGATCCACTTTGTTTCAGCCCATTTTAACTTTTTGTAATCGTCTAATACCAAGACATGGAGCTCGTCTTTTACTAGTTCAGCGAATGAGTGTCGGCCATTCCAATTCAAGAGACTAGTGTAGCTCAACTTTGAGAAAAAACCACCTCTAGGGCAAGTAGTATGACCAATGTAGGTCTCATTAACCATATCCCGAACATCAACTTCTATAGCAATATCATCATCCGTTTTAACATACCAAATGCAATAAGCATCCCCTATTCTAAAGAAACATGAAatctcactacaagaaagtataaaaatcgcaataattttttttatatttgacaacaacttagttttattgttggcaaattatttttttgttgccttagtattgattgttgttgcaaaaagtacttttggcaacaaaaaaaaaagttattgcacgttgttgcaataacagccattgggaaaagttcatgcaacaattttttttttggttgtcaaaagtactttttgcaacaataatcaatctatgacaacaaaaaaaaatttgttgccaaatatattttttcttatagtgTCTCTTGCTCTTTCGGgcatttcattcacattttaaGTTAGGGTTTGGCACTTTAACGTGTCACCAACAATAAGTACTTCCATCACTCCCGATTCTAAGAGCGAGGATTTCATAATTGAGCGAATATTGACTTTCATCGTCTTGCTTGGTTAGATGGAACAAACTCCAAAG includes these proteins:
- the LOC132610580 gene encoding glycine-rich protein 5-like → MGSKAFLLIVLTIFLVITLEVAAREFAQSSTTPLDYGQENDANDAKFLGVGLPGFPRGGFGGFPGQGLGGGRGGGFGGGYGGGYGGGIGGGFGGGFGGGYGGGRGYNGGNPRGGYGGYPRGGGFGGWPCN